DNA from Notolabrus celidotus isolate fNotCel1 unplaced genomic scaffold, fNotCel1.pri scaffold_457_arrow_ctg1, whole genome shotgun sequence:
CTTCCCGCCTGGAACCAGCCACTCAGGAGGGACGTGGAGCTCGGACAGCGCTCCGCAGATCAGGCAGCGGTGCAGCCGGTTCTCCATCACAGACTTCTTCGCCGCCTCCGTGACCTCCTCGGGCTGGATGCCGATCACGCCGGTCCGCCTGTAAACGTACTGGTGCACGTCGGCGACCAGCGACGGGTGGATGCTGTGCTTCTCCATGAACACCTCCTCCATGGCGTTCACCAGCCGCATCAGGTATTTGTCCTGCAGGCTGCGGTCGCCTCCGATCACGCAGCTCCCGTCGGGCTCCAGCTTGATGTACTTCCTGATGAGCTCCTGAGGGATCCCCCACGCCTTGGGGAGCAGGCGGGCCGGCAGCTTGGGCAGCACGCTGTTCTTGATCCCCACCAGAGGGATGTAGtggttcctgctggagctgctcCAGGCGATGCAGATGGGCTTGTTGAGCTTCCCGTCCTTCCCCCTGCACTGCTCCTCCGCCACCAGGCCGGGCAGGAAGGTGGCCGAGTAGTCCCCGGAGCTCCTCATCCCGCTCAGAGAGTCCAGCAGGATGATGGGGCGGTGCAGGACGTTGGCTAAACCGAAGATGTGGATGTTGCGCAGCCCGAGCGGGACCCCTTCAGGGGGGATGAAGAGGGGGTCGCACTCGTTGATGATGTCCTCCCATTCGGCGGCGTCGATGAAATCCTGAAACAGGGCCTTGTAGCGGTCCAGGTTCTGCTTGAAGTTCTGTTTGAGGTTTTCTCTCAGGGCGTGCCAGAACAGTTCTCTTCCTACCAGCGCTCTGGACACGGCGTGGACCAGGCAGTGCCCGTCCCCGTCCACATGCACCGGGATCAGACACTCCCTGCTGCTGTTGGctttcttcacctcctccaggGTGTCGTGCAGGTAGATCAGACTCCCTGACCGGTCCTTCCCATACCCCATAGTGGAGACATGGTCCGGCTCGATGaggaaggctctgtcccccagcAGGGAGCAGTCAAAGATCTCCCCCTGGTTCATGTCCCTCAGCAGCTTCGCCTGCCCGGTCTGCTTGTCCATGCCGTACCGGGTCAGGACCGGGGACAGGAGCTTGCAGTGGTAGTTGGAGAGTCCCAGGACTTTCACCAGCTCCGTGCCTTTCTTCGGGGCCCCTGTGACGCCGAGCAGGGCGTTCCTGAGCAGGTTGTGGAGCACCACATCAGGGTCTGTGACCTCCTCCACGTCCAGCAGGCTCCTCTGCTCGTGTCTCTGCCCACACTCCGTGCACTCGATGCTGACGGAGCCGTGAGCCGGGAAGAAGAGCCTCGCCTGACATTTGGGGTCCGGGCAGGTCCCAGACAGGATGGTGCGCTTGTCTTTCTTCTTGgagctctgcagcagagacatgtCGGGGTAAAGGTGGAGTAAAGGTGGAGCTCTGAGAGTCAGCTTCACTGGGTCATGGTAAACTCTCTCCGGGGAGGCTGCCACACGAGCTCTGACTCCACTAACGACACTTATTCACCAGAATAACAAGAACAACACGGAAGCGGCTGTTTTCTCCTTTAGCAACTGACCGCTGCCAAACGTCATGACGTCATGACGTAAGGATGTGGGACTTGTAGTTCCGCTGCGtcatttgttgtgattattCCCACCCAAAGCGGGAAACATCAACCTTTTAGTTTTGACTGTCTCTCTAAAACACTTAAACACGAAGGAGgaggtatttattttaactccaAAGCTTCCCTGATTGGTTCAAATCAACAGTAATGGCGTCACTGTTACTACATGTACCAGAATGCAACGCGGCACAGCGATGGGGATGTCAACTCCCTCCAGTGATCCGGGCTGTTTGGCTCAGCTCCACGAAAAGATCCGGATCTTTCGGGTCCTTAATGAAGCTTTCCATTCAATAACCACTCCTTCCTTTATAAATCAGTCAGATAATCAATGTTCTGACCTATTGTTGAtatttgtaaacaaacatgagTGTTACTTACAGAGTGTAGAATatcaataatcaataatcactaatcagtaataataacaacaataatggtAATGATGATACTAATAATGACAAcgataacaataatgataataacaacaattatagtaaaaacaataacaataataattagaataataatgaaaatgataataataataataacaatgacaacaataatgataataataataataataataataacaataacaataataataataataataatgataataataataataatgataataataataataataataataataataataatgataacaataataatgataataataataataataataataataataataataataataataataataataataacaataacaataataataataatgataataataataataataataataataagaacaataacattaataataagaataagaataagaataagaaaaagaataataataataataataataataataataata
Protein-coding regions in this window:
- the vcpip1 gene encoding deubiquitinating protein VCIP135; translated protein: MSLLQSSKKKDKRTILSGTCPDPKCQARLFFPAHGSVSIECTECGQRHEQRSLLDVEEVTDPDVVLHNLLRNALLGVTGAPKKGTELVKVLGLSNYHCKLLSPVLTRYGMDKQTGQAKLLRDMNQGEIFDCSLLGDRAFLIEPDHVSTMGYGKDRSGSLIYLHDTLEEVKKANSSRECLIPVHVDGDGHCLVHAVSRALVGRELFWHALRENLKQNFKQNLDRYKALFQDFIDAAEWEDIINECDPLFIPPEGVPLGLRNIHIFGLANVLHRPIILLDSLSGMRSSGDYSATFLPGLVAEEQCRGKDGKLNKPICIAWSSSSRNHYIPLVGIKNSVLPKLPARLLPKAWGIPQELIRKYIKLEPDGSCVIGGDRSLQDKYLMRLVNAMEEVFMEKHSIHPSLVADVHQYVYRRTGVIGIQPEEVTEAAKKSVMENRLHRCLICGALSELHVPPEWLVPGG